From the genome of Streptomyces sp. NBC_01260, one region includes:
- a CDS encoding sensor histidine kinase, which yields MSAGEREAVIRVATAEQWWERFFRYGPYGLLALATAISATTGDLIMSRRDVYAIVVLVSVALVLQLWWGRVRTASGRTPQFYFVVRTLLAFGLTWCNPFFAIFATLGYFDAARLLPQRATRAGLLATAVIMAGSQSGSGLPPVSLMNWIAFVILFALHGTLTMVFAQIGNREAEQARTQSDTITELETANARLEQAMAENAGLHAQLLLQAREAGVADERRRMAAEIHDTIAQGLTGIIAQLQAVTAAAVTDPELAGEHLVRATDLARHSLGEARRSVHNLLPAALEHDDLPGALKKTVAIWSQRTGVRAGFTVTGTAEPLHDEVGATLLRIAEEALANAGRHAAASRAGVTLSYMGDEITLDVRDDGRGFDPAALPSYRGAGGFGLGGMRARAERIAGTVEVETGPGLGTAVCARVPLVRDD from the coding sequence ATGAGCGCGGGGGAGAGGGAAGCCGTGATCCGGGTGGCGACGGCCGAGCAGTGGTGGGAGCGGTTCTTCCGGTACGGACCGTACGGACTGCTCGCCCTGGCCACCGCGATCTCGGCCACCACCGGCGACCTGATCATGTCGCGCCGGGACGTGTACGCGATCGTGGTTCTCGTCTCGGTGGCGCTCGTGCTCCAGCTCTGGTGGGGACGGGTACGGACCGCGTCCGGCCGGACGCCGCAGTTCTACTTCGTCGTCCGCACGCTCCTCGCCTTCGGGCTGACCTGGTGCAACCCCTTCTTCGCCATCTTCGCGACGCTCGGCTACTTCGACGCCGCCCGGCTGCTTCCCCAACGGGCCACCCGGGCCGGGCTGCTGGCCACCGCCGTCATCATGGCGGGCTCGCAGTCCGGCAGTGGCCTGCCGCCCGTCAGCCTCATGAACTGGATCGCCTTCGTCATCCTCTTCGCCCTGCACGGGACCCTCACCATGGTCTTCGCGCAGATCGGCAACCGGGAGGCCGAGCAGGCCCGTACCCAGTCCGACACCATCACCGAGCTGGAGACCGCCAACGCGCGCCTCGAACAGGCCATGGCGGAGAACGCCGGACTGCACGCCCAACTCCTGCTCCAGGCCCGCGAGGCCGGGGTGGCCGACGAGCGGCGGCGGATGGCCGCCGAGATCCACGACACCATCGCCCAGGGGCTGACCGGCATCATCGCCCAGCTCCAGGCCGTCACCGCCGCCGCCGTCACCGATCCGGAGCTGGCCGGGGAACACCTCGTGCGGGCCACCGACCTCGCCCGGCACAGCCTGGGCGAGGCACGCCGCTCGGTGCACAACCTGCTGCCGGCCGCGCTGGAGCACGACGACCTTCCGGGCGCCCTCAAGAAGACGGTCGCCATCTGGTCGCAACGGACCGGCGTCCGAGCCGGGTTCACCGTCACCGGCACGGCCGAGCCGCTGCACGACGAGGTCGGCGCCACCCTGCTCCGGATCGCCGAGGAGGCACTCGCCAACGCCGGCCGCCATGCCGCCGCCTCCCGGGCCGGCGTCACGCTGTCCTACATGGGCGACGAGATCACCCTCGACGTGCGGGACGACGGCCGCGGCTTCGACCCGGCCGCGCTGCCGTCGTACCGGGGCGCCGGCGGATTCGGGCTCGGCGGTATGCGGGCGCGCGCCGAACGCATCGCGGGCACGGTCGAGGTGGAGACCGGACCCGGCCTCGGCACCGCGGTCTGCGCCCGGGTCCCGCTGGTCCGCGACGACTGA
- a CDS encoding ABC transporter permease gives MATANSVTGHGPRTAPAGASLAVLRSETRLFLREPGSLFWILVFPTVLMTILGLIPSFREHDDALGGRRVIDLYVPVAVLLAMIMAGLQAMPPVLTGYRERGILRRMSTTPVRPAALLGAQIVLHGAAALGSALLVLAVGRIAFQVRLPGQPFGYLLALLLAVACVLALGALVCAISRTIKISAAIGSVVFFVTMFTAGVWVPVQTMPDTLRRIVEVTPFGAASQALDRAASGGWPSWAYLGAVALWTVLAAGVAVRRFRWE, from the coding sequence ATGGCCACAGCGAACTCCGTCACCGGCCACGGGCCCCGCACCGCCCCGGCGGGCGCTTCCCTCGCGGTCCTCAGGTCCGAGACCAGGCTCTTCCTGCGCGAACCCGGCAGCCTGTTCTGGATCCTCGTCTTCCCGACCGTACTGATGACGATCCTGGGACTGATCCCGTCCTTCCGGGAGCACGACGACGCACTCGGCGGCCGGCGCGTCATCGACCTGTACGTCCCCGTGGCCGTGCTGCTCGCCATGATCATGGCCGGTCTGCAGGCGATGCCGCCCGTACTGACCGGCTACCGCGAACGCGGCATCCTGCGCCGCATGTCCACCACCCCCGTACGGCCCGCCGCCCTGCTCGGTGCGCAGATCGTCCTGCACGGCGCCGCGGCACTCGGCTCCGCCCTGCTGGTGCTGGCGGTCGGCCGGATCGCCTTCCAGGTGCGGCTGCCCGGACAGCCCTTCGGCTATCTGCTGGCGCTGCTGCTCGCCGTCGCCTGCGTGCTGGCCCTGGGCGCGCTGGTCTGCGCGATCTCCCGCACCATCAAGATCTCGGCCGCCATCGGCTCGGTCGTCTTCTTCGTGACGATGTTCACCGCGGGTGTCTGGGTGCCGGTGCAGACCATGCCCGACACCCTGCGCCGCATCGTCGAGGTCACCCCGTTCGGCGCCGCCTCCCAGGCGCTGGACCGGGCCGCGTCCGGTGGCTGGCCGAGCTGGGCGTACCTCGGCGCGGTGGCGCTGTGGACCGTACTGGCGGCGGGGGTCGCGGTCCGCAGGTTCCGGTGGGAGTGA
- a CDS encoding ABC transporter ATP-binding protein, which produces MAIIEVDGVHKAYAGRPAVDGVSFAVDEGEIFGILGPNGAGKTTTVECVEGLRVPDSGTVRVAGLDPVADHDRVTLLLGAQLQESELQPKITVGEALELYSAFYPNPADWRSQAERLGLHTKLTTRFGQLSGGQKQRLSIALALVGNPRVVVLDELTTGLDPRARRDTWQLIEEVRESGVTVLLVTHFMEEAQRLCDRIAVIDKGRVVALDTPSGLIARAGSSTVISFTPSQPLDDTELARLPGAASCESRNGRIVINGNDETVNAVISLLARLRITAHQLRVAEASLDDAFLDLTEHPGPAERDALTERAV; this is translated from the coding sequence ATGGCAATCATCGAAGTGGACGGGGTGCACAAGGCGTACGCCGGACGCCCCGCGGTGGACGGGGTGAGCTTCGCCGTCGACGAGGGGGAGATCTTCGGGATCCTCGGCCCCAACGGTGCGGGCAAGACCACCACCGTCGAATGCGTCGAGGGACTGCGGGTCCCCGACTCCGGCACGGTCCGGGTCGCCGGGCTCGACCCCGTCGCCGACCATGACCGGGTGACGCTGCTGCTCGGCGCCCAGCTCCAGGAGAGCGAACTCCAGCCCAAGATCACGGTGGGCGAGGCTCTTGAGCTGTACAGCGCGTTCTACCCGAACCCCGCCGACTGGCGGTCGCAGGCCGAGCGGCTCGGCCTGCACACCAAGCTCACCACCCGGTTCGGCCAACTCTCCGGCGGTCAGAAGCAGCGGCTGTCCATCGCACTCGCACTCGTCGGCAACCCCCGGGTCGTGGTCCTCGACGAGCTGACCACCGGGCTCGATCCGCGCGCCCGGCGCGACACCTGGCAGCTGATCGAGGAGGTACGGGAGAGCGGTGTCACGGTCCTGCTCGTCACGCACTTCATGGAGGAGGCCCAGCGGCTCTGCGACCGGATCGCCGTGATCGACAAGGGCAGGGTCGTCGCCCTCGACACCCCGTCCGGGCTGATCGCCAGGGCGGGCAGCTCCACGGTCATCTCCTTCACGCCCTCGCAGCCGCTCGACGACACCGAACTGGCGCGGCTGCCCGGCGCGGCCTCGTGCGAGAGCCGCAACGGCCGCATCGTCATCAACGGCAACGACGAGACCGTCAACGCCGTGATCTCGCTGCTGGCCCGGCTCCGCATCACCGCGCACCAGCTGCGCGTCGCCGAAGCCAGCCTGGACGACGCCTTCCTCGACCTCACCGAGCACCCCGGCCCCGCCGAGCGGGACGCACTCACAGAACGGGCAGTCTGA
- a CDS encoding ABC transporter ATP-binding protein, with protein MPEEHAEPNDRSAARSLMRLWPYVKPVRARLSGAILIAVVASCLGLVIPLVLKWMVDGPVADGDPGGVWLGALYLLLLGIAEAFLFGLRRWVVARPLAGVEASMRAGLYRHLQRLPVAFHDRWPSGQLLSRGTTDLMLVRMFLAFPLTYLVVNSTTIVVGFVILLGQEWTLGLVLLVPVVPLMIVCSVFEAKYSLVARRAQDQVGDLTTVVEESVLGIRIVKGFGRHRSQALAFRALAQRLRATELDKARLLAGIWALITTIPELAIGAALVLGTIEVADGGLSAGTLVAFLSTALALRWPVESIGFLLAISQESASATERFFEVMDVAEEEETATHRPAAGSPSGGPAADASGDGGMVFEGVRFRYPDAAEGSAPVLARIDLRIRPGETMALVGATGCGKTTLTALVPRLHDATSGRITLDGEDITAMPRERLRELVSVAFEEPTLFSASVGENVLMGAEGAGEDELRRALSVAQADFVHDLPHGIDTQVGEQGLSLSGGQRQRLALARAVVGRPRFLVLDDPLSALDVHTETLVEAALRSVLRETTAVVVAHRPSTVMLADRVALLSEGRISAVGTHQELLRGNAEYAWLMSGADLPDGEDAYPEGPGPTDDILGASAPAEEGSSR; from the coding sequence ATGCCCGAAGAACATGCAGAGCCCAATGACCGGTCCGCCGCACGTTCCCTGATGCGGCTGTGGCCGTATGTGAAGCCGGTGCGGGCCCGGCTGTCCGGCGCGATCCTGATAGCGGTCGTCGCCTCGTGCCTCGGCCTGGTGATCCCGCTCGTGCTGAAGTGGATGGTCGACGGCCCGGTCGCCGACGGGGACCCCGGCGGCGTCTGGCTGGGGGCGCTGTATCTGCTGCTGCTCGGGATCGCGGAGGCGTTCCTGTTCGGTCTCCGGCGCTGGGTGGTGGCGCGTCCGCTGGCCGGTGTCGAGGCGTCGATGCGGGCCGGCCTCTACCGCCATCTGCAACGCCTGCCGGTCGCCTTCCACGACCGCTGGCCGTCGGGCCAGCTGCTGTCGCGCGGGACCACCGACCTGATGCTGGTGCGGATGTTCCTGGCCTTCCCTCTGACCTATCTGGTGGTCAACTCCACCACGATCGTGGTCGGTTTCGTGATTCTGCTCGGCCAGGAATGGACGCTCGGCCTGGTGCTGCTCGTCCCTGTCGTGCCGCTGATGATCGTCTGCTCGGTCTTCGAGGCGAAGTACTCGCTGGTGGCGCGCAGGGCCCAGGACCAGGTCGGCGATCTGACGACGGTGGTCGAGGAGAGTGTGCTCGGCATCCGTATCGTCAAGGGCTTCGGCCGGCACCGCAGCCAGGCCCTCGCGTTCCGCGCCCTCGCGCAGCGGCTGCGGGCCACGGAGCTGGACAAGGCGCGGCTGCTCGCGGGCATCTGGGCCCTCATCACCACGATCCCCGAACTCGCCATCGGGGCGGCGCTGGTGCTCGGCACGATCGAGGTCGCGGACGGCGGACTGTCGGCGGGCACACTGGTCGCCTTCCTCTCCACGGCGCTGGCGCTGCGCTGGCCGGTCGAGTCGATCGGCTTCCTGCTGGCGATCAGCCAGGAGTCGGCGTCGGCGACCGAGCGGTTCTTCGAGGTGATGGACGTGGCCGAGGAGGAGGAGACCGCGACGCACCGCCCGGCGGCCGGGAGCCCGTCCGGTGGCCCGGCCGCGGACGCCTCGGGGGACGGCGGCATGGTCTTCGAGGGGGTCCGGTTCCGCTACCCGGACGCGGCGGAGGGTTCCGCTCCCGTGCTGGCCCGGATCGATCTGCGGATCCGTCCCGGCGAGACGATGGCCCTGGTCGGGGCCACGGGCTGCGGCAAGACCACGCTCACCGCGCTCGTGCCCCGGCTGCACGACGCCACTTCGGGGCGGATCACCCTGGACGGCGAGGACATCACCGCGATGCCGCGCGAGCGGCTGCGGGAGCTGGTGTCGGTGGCGTTCGAGGAGCCGACGCTCTTCTCGGCGAGTGTCGGCGAGAACGTCCTGATGGGCGCCGAGGGCGCCGGCGAGGACGAGCTGCGGCGGGCGCTCTCGGTCGCGCAGGCCGATTTCGTCCACGACCTGCCGCACGGGATCGACACCCAGGTCGGCGAGCAGGGGCTGAGCCTCTCCGGCGGTCAGCGTCAACGTCTCGCGCTGGCCCGTGCCGTCGTCGGCCGGCCGCGCTTCCTGGTGCTCGACGACCCGCTCTCCGCGCTGGACGTGCACACGGAGACGCTGGTCGAGGCCGCGCTGCGCAGCGTGCTGCGGGAGACCACGGCGGTGGTGGTGGCCCACCGGCCGTCCACCGTGATGCTCGCGGACCGGGTGGCGCTCCTGTCGGAGGGCCGGATCAGCGCGGTCGGCACCCACCAGGAACTGCTGCGCGGCAACGCCGAGTACGCCTGGCTGATGTCCGGCGCGGACCTCCCGGACGGCGAGGACGCGTACCCCGAGGGGCCGGGCCCGACCGACGACATCCTGGGCGCGAGCGCCCCTGCCGAGGAGGGCAGCAGCCGATGA
- a CDS encoding ABC transporter ATP-binding protein: MTSTTTGRPTEPGGDGGDEEKAAPGTGPRGPARPPTPRDSFDRDDLPTPRGATRELLLSLLRPHRGRVVVAALFLLVQQIAVQAGPLLVAYAIDSGVPAFRDKDYGPLIVVGIGYALCSVGAGAMQYAFIQASAGVNQDALLDLRGRIFRHAQALSVDFHERYTSGRLISRSTTDVESLRELLSEGLQELIGVVLSFVSISLMLLWLDFATGAVAVLSFAPLYLLVRLYQRRAGVIFAARSTAIAAVIVKFAETMNGIRPVQAFRREPVNDATFRELNHEHRRTNGDAMIENARYVVGSRLIANTAVAGIVLWGAYRVASGTLALGVLAAVVLYLRRLYDPIDRLSMFLNSYQSAAASLEKIAGLLAQTPTVPEALDPRELPPLTGELPGREVAFDSVSFAYRTGGEVLPRFDLTVPAGQTVAVVGSTGAGKSTLAKLLARFYDPTDGRVLLDGTDLRDLAVPELRRGVVMVTQEAFLFSGTVADNIAIGSPDASREEIEQAAKAIGAHDFISGLPDGYDTDVRKRGGRISAGQRQLVAFARALLANPAVLILDEATSSLDIPGERAVQRAMDTVLHGRTAVVIAHRLSTVEIADRVLVMEHGRIVEDGAPSELIGGTGRFAGLHRVWRESLV; the protein is encoded by the coding sequence ATGACCAGCACCACGACGGGACGGCCCACGGAACCCGGCGGCGACGGCGGGGACGAGGAGAAGGCCGCGCCGGGCACTGGGCCCCGTGGTCCCGCGCGCCCGCCGACGCCCAGGGACTCCTTCGACCGCGACGACCTGCCCACGCCCCGTGGCGCGACGCGCGAGCTGCTCCTGTCGCTGCTGCGTCCGCACCGCGGCCGGGTCGTGGTGGCCGCGCTGTTCCTGCTGGTCCAGCAGATCGCGGTGCAGGCCGGTCCGCTGCTCGTCGCGTACGCCATCGACAGCGGGGTGCCCGCGTTCCGGGACAAGGACTACGGGCCGCTGATCGTCGTGGGCATCGGCTACGCCCTCTGCTCCGTCGGCGCGGGAGCCATGCAGTACGCCTTCATCCAGGCCTCCGCGGGGGTCAACCAGGACGCCCTGCTCGATCTGCGCGGCCGGATCTTCCGTCATGCCCAGGCCCTGAGCGTGGACTTCCACGAGCGGTACACCTCGGGCCGGCTGATCTCCCGCTCCACCACCGATGTGGAGTCGCTGCGGGAGCTGCTCAGCGAGGGGCTGCAGGAACTGATCGGGGTCGTCCTCTCGTTCGTCTCCATCTCCCTGATGCTGCTCTGGCTGGACTTCGCGACGGGCGCCGTCGCCGTGCTCTCCTTCGCCCCGCTGTATCTGCTGGTGCGGCTCTACCAGCGCCGGGCCGGAGTGATCTTCGCGGCCCGGTCGACGGCGATCGCCGCGGTCATCGTGAAGTTCGCGGAGACGATGAACGGCATCCGCCCCGTCCAGGCCTTCCGCCGGGAGCCGGTCAACGACGCGACCTTCCGGGAGCTGAACCACGAGCACCGGCGCACGAACGGCGACGCGATGATCGAGAACGCGCGTTACGTCGTCGGGTCCCGGCTGATCGCCAACACGGCGGTGGCCGGAATCGTGCTGTGGGGTGCCTACCGCGTCGCCTCCGGCACCCTCGCCCTCGGCGTGCTGGCCGCCGTGGTGCTGTATCTGCGGCGGCTCTACGACCCGATCGACCGGCTCAGCATGTTCCTCAACTCCTATCAGTCGGCGGCGGCCTCGCTGGAGAAGATCGCGGGTCTGCTGGCCCAGACCCCGACGGTTCCGGAGGCCCTGGATCCTCGGGAGCTGCCGCCGCTCACGGGCGAGCTCCCGGGCCGCGAGGTGGCCTTCGACTCGGTGAGCTTCGCCTACCGCACCGGTGGTGAGGTGCTGCCCCGTTTCGATCTGACCGTTCCCGCCGGGCAGACGGTGGCCGTGGTCGGGTCGACGGGCGCCGGCAAGTCGACGCTCGCCAAGCTGCTGGCCCGCTTCTACGACCCGACCGACGGCCGGGTGCTGCTGGACGGCACCGATCTGCGGGATCTCGCCGTCCCCGAACTGCGGCGCGGGGTGGTGATGGTGACCCAGGAGGCCTTCCTGTTCTCGGGGACCGTCGCCGACAACATCGCGATCGGCAGCCCGGACGCGAGCCGCGAGGAGATCGAGCAGGCCGCGAAGGCGATCGGCGCCCACGATTTCATCAGCGGTCTGCCCGACGGCTACGACACCGACGTACGCAAGAGGGGCGGCCGGATCTCGGCCGGCCAGCGCCAACTGGTCGCCTTCGCCCGCGCCCTGCTGGCGAACCCGGCGGTGCTGATCCTCGACGAGGCGACCAGCTCCCTCGACATCCCGGGCGAGCGGGCGGTGCAGCGGGCGATGGACACCGTGCTGCACGGCCGCACCGCGGTGGTGATCGCCCACCGGCTGTCGACCGTGGAGATCGCGGACCGGGTCCTGGTGATGGAGCACGGCCGCATCGTGGAGGACGGTGCCCCGTCCGAACTCATCGGCGGCACGGGCCGGTTCGCCGGCCTGCACCGCGTCTGGCGGGAGAGCCTGGTCTGA
- a CDS encoding MFS transporter, with protein sequence MTSSPPAALAGRREWTALGVLMLPLLFVSMDVSILFYALPAIGADLEPGSTQQLWILDMYGFVLAGLLVTMGALGDRIGRRKVLMGGTVVFAAASLAAALAQSPEALIAARALLGVGGACLMPSTLALVRNLFHDREQRSRAVALWTTVMATGISLGPVVSGILLEHFRWGAVFLINLPAMALLLVAAPALLPESRSPVKARFDVPSAVLSLAALLPVIQGIKEIAKHGYRPLPALGIAVGLVLGLVFVHRQSRLTHPMVDLALLRRRAYGGSVLVNVLAMAATIGFAAFFSQYVQSVLGKSPFEAAMWSLVPSLGVVVAAPAAGALAERLDRGYVMGGGFLVSAAGFLWLTGTRTGSPLWVTLAGSAVYAGGLVAAMTLANELALGAAPPERAGSAAAVLESGQELGGALGMALLGSLGAVVYGRDMTDAAPGAPDAARETLGGAVAVARQLPPRGQDDLLSAASKAFTHGLNTAAAGAAAAMAVAALISVVVLRRAGESAPADAEDRLGAEPAGGALRHADAEGR encoded by the coding sequence ATGACTTCCTCACCGCCGGCCGCCCTCGCGGGCCGCCGTGAATGGACCGCACTCGGCGTGCTGATGCTGCCGCTGCTCTTCGTCTCGATGGACGTCTCCATCCTGTTCTACGCACTGCCCGCCATCGGCGCCGATCTGGAACCGGGCTCCACCCAGCAGCTGTGGATCCTCGACATGTACGGGTTCGTGCTGGCCGGGCTGCTCGTCACCATGGGGGCGCTCGGTGACCGGATCGGCCGCCGGAAGGTGCTGATGGGCGGCACGGTCGTCTTCGCCGCGGCATCCCTCGCCGCCGCCCTCGCGCAGTCCCCGGAGGCCCTGATCGCGGCCCGAGCGCTGCTCGGGGTGGGTGGCGCCTGCCTGATGCCGTCCACGCTCGCGCTCGTCCGCAACCTGTTCCACGACCGGGAACAGCGCTCCCGCGCCGTCGCGCTGTGGACGACGGTGATGGCCACCGGGATCTCGCTGGGCCCGGTCGTCAGCGGAATCCTCCTCGAACACTTCCGGTGGGGCGCGGTCTTCCTGATCAACCTGCCCGCGATGGCGCTCCTGCTGGTGGCCGCGCCGGCGCTGCTGCCGGAGTCCCGGAGCCCGGTGAAGGCGCGGTTCGACGTCCCGAGCGCCGTGCTCTCGCTCGCCGCGCTGCTGCCGGTGATCCAGGGCATCAAGGAGATCGCCAAGCACGGCTACCGGCCGCTGCCCGCCCTCGGCATCGCCGTCGGCCTCGTCCTCGGACTAGTCTTCGTCCACCGGCAGAGCCGGCTCACCCACCCGATGGTCGACCTGGCCCTCCTGCGCCGCCGCGCCTACGGGGGGTCGGTCCTCGTCAACGTCCTGGCGATGGCCGCCACGATCGGCTTCGCCGCCTTCTTCTCGCAGTACGTGCAGTCCGTCCTCGGCAAGAGCCCGTTCGAGGCCGCGATGTGGAGCCTGGTGCCGTCCCTCGGCGTCGTCGTCGCCGCACCGGCCGCCGGAGCGCTCGCCGAACGCCTGGACCGCGGATACGTCATGGGCGGCGGGTTCCTCGTCTCGGCGGCGGGCTTCCTCTGGCTCACCGGGACACGGACCGGCTCCCCGCTCTGGGTGACGCTGGCAGGCTCCGCCGTCTACGCGGGCGGCCTGGTCGCGGCGATGACCCTGGCCAACGAACTCGCCCTGGGCGCCGCGCCGCCCGAGCGCGCGGGCTCCGCCGCGGCCGTCCTGGAATCGGGCCAGGAGCTCGGCGGCGCGCTGGGCATGGCGCTGCTCGGCTCGCTCGGCGCGGTCGTCTACGGGCGCGACATGACCGACGCCGCACCCGGCGCCCCCGACGCGGCCCGGGAGACCCTGGGCGGCGCGGTGGCCGTGGCCCGGCAGCTCCCGCCGCGCGGCCAGGACGACTTGCTCTCCGCCGCGTCCAAGGCCTTCACCCACGGCCTGAACACGGCTGCGGCGGGTGCGGCCGCAGCCATGGCGGTGGCCGCGCTGATCTCTGTCGTGGTGCTGCGGCGTGCCGGTGAATCGGCGCCGGCCGATGCGGAGGACCGGCTCGGCGCGGAGCCGGCGGGAGGAGCGCTTCGGCACGCGGACGCAGAAGGCCGATGA
- a CDS encoding TetR/AcrR family transcriptional regulator C-terminal domain-containing protein, whose translation MPTEPPYLRIAAELRRRIASGELAPGARVPSTRAVVREWGVAMATATKALAVLRTEGLVRAVPGVGTVVADRASPLAAGDGPALNRARIVRTAVELADAEGLPSVSMRRVATILATSTMALYRHVPGKAELVRLMSEEALGERPLGPVPQHWRTGLELAARWLRAVYGRHPWMARAMASFTRPTASPHAMRYTEWVLRALKGTGLPPHAMLHTHLTLFAYVQGLAQAADLEAQARQDTGLSDEEWMARNEPQFEAVSTGGHFQVLHTLFEHDDFELDLDVLFEFGLGRTLDGIAVMIGETSA comes from the coding sequence GTGCCGACCGAACCGCCCTACCTCAGGATCGCCGCCGAGCTGCGCCGGCGGATCGCCTCCGGCGAACTCGCCCCGGGCGCACGGGTGCCGTCCACCCGCGCGGTCGTCAGGGAGTGGGGCGTCGCCATGGCGACGGCCACGAAGGCGCTGGCCGTGCTGCGCACGGAGGGGCTGGTGCGGGCCGTGCCGGGAGTCGGCACCGTGGTCGCGGATCGCGCTTCGCCCCTCGCCGCCGGGGACGGGCCGGCGCTGAACCGGGCCCGGATCGTCCGCACCGCCGTCGAACTGGCCGACGCCGAGGGCCTGCCGTCCGTGTCGATGCGCCGGGTCGCGACGATCCTGGCCACGTCCACCATGGCGCTGTACCGCCACGTCCCGGGCAAGGCCGAACTGGTGCGGCTGATGTCGGAGGAGGCGCTCGGAGAACGCCCGCTGGGGCCCGTGCCGCAGCACTGGCGGACCGGGCTGGAGCTCGCCGCCCGCTGGCTGCGGGCGGTGTACGGGCGTCATCCGTGGATGGCCCGGGCGATGGCCTCCTTCACCCGGCCCACGGCGTCCCCGCACGCGATGCGGTACACGGAGTGGGTGCTGCGCGCGCTGAAGGGCACCGGGCTCCCCCCGCACGCCATGCTCCACACCCACCTCACCCTCTTCGCGTATGTGCAGGGACTGGCCCAGGCCGCCGATCTGGAGGCGCAGGCGCGCCAGGACACCGGGCTGTCCGACGAGGAGTGGATGGCGCGGAACGAGCCACAGTTCGAAGCCGTCTCGACAGGAGGGCACTTCCAGGTTCTCCACACTCTTTTCGAACACGACGACTTCGAGCTCGACCTCGACGTCCTCTTCGAATTCGGGCTCGGGAGGACGCTGGACGGCATCGCGGTGATGATCGGCGAAACGTCCGCTTAA